In a single window of the Massilia oculi genome:
- a CDS encoding ATP-binding protein: protein MTTSTMEQPTLQANAAALAREADWFGRILHARFTHYFGDGDTPCALEAPPTLDRDASEYAALVNQLGFGIEERLVLMLALLPHVRPQALDLFFTQNKLQGQRFTEFGGWRGKTHEGFLPTCETAAFLLAGDDLAQRFRVLALFDDDHPLMRRRIVRLEQPAAGEPQLGAMLSLAPEYLQRFTTGARHKPDYDRQFPAKLITTRLGWDDLVLAPEARHDVESIGLWIRESGKLLEEWGLERAVKPGYRCLFYGPPGTGKTLTATLIGAGAGVDVYRIDLSMMVSKYIGETEKNLANVFDQAQDRRWILFFDEADALFGTRTEGNTSNDRHANQEIAYLLQRVEDFPGVVILASNLKANIDQAFARRFQSAVYFGMPDATQRLRLWQGMFRDPRRLGPDVDLRALAEAYELAGGAMTNVVRHAAISATRQGRDHVTQAELLLGIRKEMIKEGKTF from the coding sequence GTGACCACGTCCACGATGGAGCAGCCGACGCTGCAGGCCAATGCCGCCGCGCTGGCGCGCGAAGCCGACTGGTTCGGCAGGATACTGCACGCGCGCTTCACCCATTATTTCGGCGACGGCGACACGCCGTGCGCGCTCGAGGCGCCGCCGACGCTGGATCGCGACGCGTCCGAATACGCGGCGCTGGTGAACCAACTGGGCTTCGGCATCGAGGAGCGGCTGGTGCTGATGCTGGCGCTGCTGCCGCACGTGCGGCCGCAGGCGCTCGACCTGTTCTTCACCCAGAACAAGCTGCAGGGCCAGCGCTTCACCGAGTTCGGCGGCTGGCGCGGCAAGACGCACGAAGGCTTCCTGCCGACCTGCGAGACCGCCGCCTTCCTGCTGGCGGGCGACGACCTGGCGCAGCGCTTCCGGGTGCTGGCATTGTTCGACGACGACCATCCGCTGATGCGGCGCCGCATCGTGCGCCTCGAACAACCCGCCGCCGGCGAACCGCAGCTCGGCGCGATGCTCAGCCTGGCCCCGGAATACCTGCAGCGCTTCACCACCGGGGCGCGTCACAAGCCGGACTACGACCGCCAGTTCCCGGCGAAGCTGATCACGACCCGGCTCGGCTGGGACGACCTGGTGCTGGCGCCGGAAGCGCGCCACGACGTCGAGAGCATCGGCTTGTGGATCCGCGAGTCCGGCAAGCTGCTGGAGGAGTGGGGCCTGGAACGCGCCGTCAAGCCGGGCTACCGCTGCCTGTTCTACGGACCGCCCGGCACCGGCAAGACCCTGACCGCGACCCTGATCGGCGCCGGCGCCGGGGTCGACGTCTACCGGATCGACCTGTCGATGATGGTCTCGAAGTATATCGGCGAGACAGAGAAGAACCTGGCCAATGTGTTCGACCAGGCCCAGGACCGGCGCTGGATCCTGTTCTTCGACGAAGCCGACGCGCTGTTCGGCACCCGCACCGAGGGGAATACCTCGAACGACCGCCACGCCAACCAGGAAATCGCCTACCTGCTGCAGCGGGTCGAGGACTTCCCGGGCGTGGTGATCCTGGCCAGCAACCTGAAGGCCAATATCGACCAGGCGTTCGCGCGCCGTTTCCAGAGCGCCGTGTATTTCGGCATGCCCGACGCGACCCAGCGCCTGCGCCTGTGGCAGGGCATGTTCCGCGACCCGCGCCGGCTGGGGCCGGACGTCGACCTGCGCGCCCTGGCCGAGGCCTACGAGCTGGCCGGCGGGGCCATGACCAATGTGGTGCGCCACGCCGCCATCAGCGCCACGCGCCAGGGACGCGACCACGTCACGCAGGCCGAGCTGCTGCTGGGGATTCGCAAGGAAATGATCAAGGAAGGGAAGACATTCTGA